A single genomic interval of Myxococcales bacterium harbors:
- a CDS encoding site-specific tyrosine recombinase XerD: MQTERINEVVDAYLNYARLEKGLARNTITSYARDLARFAAPLEGLFAKDINREHVLAFIGQLERDGLGPASRARALVSVRRLLKFMCAEKLLEIDPSQGIMAPKVGRSLPRVLAIEETQALIHACGDTGAFALRDRAMLEVLYGAGLRVSELVELPLSSLDRRGGLLRVVGKGGHERVVPLGEMALSAIDEYLEAGRPAMLGARDDSSHALFLSRRGESMTRQNFFVLLRKLAVRAGIAQDRVSPHVLRHAFATDLLEGGADLRSIQMMLGHADLSTTEIYTHVGRSKLKETVELRHPRGSGSRGTRP; encoded by the coding sequence GTGCAGACTGAGCGGATAAACGAGGTAGTGGATGCGTATTTGAACTACGCCAGACTCGAAAAGGGGTTGGCACGCAACACGATTACGTCCTACGCCAGAGATCTTGCGCGCTTCGCGGCGCCTCTCGAGGGACTGTTTGCAAAGGACATCAACCGCGAACACGTACTGGCGTTCATAGGCCAGCTAGAACGCGACGGACTCGGTCCGGCCAGTCGGGCGCGAGCCTTGGTCTCGGTCCGGCGCTTGCTCAAATTCATGTGCGCGGAAAAATTGCTGGAGATCGATCCCAGCCAGGGCATCATGGCTCCCAAAGTCGGTCGCTCGCTACCCCGGGTATTGGCGATTGAGGAAACCCAGGCATTGATCCACGCCTGTGGCGACACGGGTGCTTTCGCGTTGCGCGATCGCGCGATGCTCGAGGTTTTGTACGGCGCCGGTCTGCGGGTCAGCGAGTTGGTGGAGTTGCCGCTCAGCAGCCTCGATCGGCGGGGGGGGCTACTGCGCGTGGTGGGCAAGGGCGGACACGAACGGGTGGTGCCACTCGGCGAGATGGCCCTGTCCGCAATCGATGAGTATCTCGAAGCGGGACGCCCCGCAATGCTCGGAGCGCGGGACGACTCTTCCCACGCATTGTTCCTGTCGCGCCGAGGCGAAAGCATGACGCGTCAGAACTTCTTCGTGCTGCTGCGCAAACTCGCCGTTCGCGCTGGGATTGCTCAGGATCGCGTCTCTCCCCACGTCTTGCGCCACGCGTTTGCGACGGACCTGCTCGAAGGTGGGGCAGACCTGCGATCGATCCAAATGATGCTTGGGCACGCCGACCTCTCGACCACCGAAATTTACACTCATGTGGGTCGCAGCAAGTTGAAGGAGACCGTGGAACTCCGCCATCCTCGAGGTAGCGGCAGTCGAGGAACGCGACCGTGA
- a CDS encoding CCA tRNA nucleotidyltransferase — MSRRISRDIVGTFPDEVAELVRRLTAVANRMGLTLYLVGGPVRDWLLGREIVDIDLLIAGGSEKTPELLARKVSGPRTRIREHRRFGTLTLSLGEHTIDLARMRREEYVTNGALPQISAGSLEDDLLRRDFSVNALVVPLLDMGEDSSNKASDSVIDIVGGVTDLKERSLRVLHPLSFHNDPTRALRAARLCPRLGFKLSRGSRSYLRDALRDGAFGAVSGDRLRREFEKIFSEARRGGNPTATLELLHSWNILGALEPGLILDARAKPSLRKLSKLLADPPWRLRENRAWIAGLCLWLAPLNPAMRRRVVRRLSVRGDAGERIVNFAKHRKSWSKALAGTRGRGAVDVVLAELDEDQLLALCASSEPLLRRRILRWAAEDRDRRLPVSGRDLVAAELEGPVIGVALSRIRAAYLDGEVANREEAMALAREIQRRSSAPMRTRRKQKKVTPASPK; from the coding sequence GTGAGCCGGCGAATCTCGCGAGACATCGTCGGCACGTTTCCGGATGAAGTCGCAGAACTCGTGCGTCGGTTGACTGCCGTTGCGAATCGGATGGGTCTCACGCTTTATCTGGTCGGCGGTCCGGTACGCGATTGGCTGTTGGGCAGAGAAATCGTCGATATCGATCTGTTGATTGCGGGTGGTTCGGAGAAGACGCCCGAGTTGTTGGCCCGCAAGGTGAGTGGTCCTCGGACGCGGATCCGCGAACATCGTCGCTTCGGGACGTTGACGCTCTCGCTCGGGGAGCACACCATCGATCTGGCCCGGATGCGCCGAGAGGAGTATGTCACCAACGGCGCGCTTCCCCAGATTTCTGCCGGAAGTCTGGAAGACGATCTGCTGCGACGAGACTTCTCGGTCAATGCGCTGGTCGTCCCATTGCTCGACATGGGGGAGGACTCGAGCAACAAGGCATCCGACAGTGTGATCGACATTGTCGGCGGTGTGACGGATCTCAAGGAGCGCTCGCTCCGGGTACTTCACCCATTGAGCTTTCACAACGACCCGACCCGGGCGCTTCGTGCCGCGCGTCTTTGCCCGCGGCTGGGCTTCAAACTGTCCCGGGGATCGCGATCCTATCTCCGGGACGCGCTGCGAGACGGAGCCTTCGGGGCAGTGAGCGGGGACCGATTACGCCGGGAGTTCGAAAAAATATTTTCCGAGGCACGGCGCGGCGGCAACCCGACGGCCACTCTCGAACTTCTTCACAGTTGGAACATTCTCGGGGCCCTCGAACCCGGTCTGATCCTCGATGCCCGGGCCAAGCCCTCGCTGCGAAAACTGAGCAAGCTGCTCGCCGATCCACCTTGGCGCCTGCGCGAGAACCGGGCCTGGATCGCGGGGCTGTGCCTCTGGTTGGCGCCCCTCAACCCTGCGATGCGGCGGCGTGTCGTCAGACGCCTTTCGGTGCGCGGCGATGCGGGTGAGCGAATCGTGAACTTCGCCAAGCACCGAAAGAGCTGGAGCAAGGCACTCGCGGGCACCCGAGGTCGAGGAGCAGTCGATGTGGTGCTCGCCGAACTGGACGAAGATCAGCTGCTGGCCCTTTGCGCCAGCAGTGAGCCCCTGCTGCGCCGTCGCATATTGCGCTGGGCGGCCGAGGACCGAGATCGGCGGCTTCCGGTGAGTGGTCGCGATCTGGTGGCCGCGGAGCTCGAGGGACCTGTGATCGGGGTGGCGCTTTCACGGATTCGCGCAGCCTACCTCGACGGGGAGGTCGCGAACCGGGAAGAAGCCATGGCCCTGGCCCGGGAGATCCAGCGCAGGAGCAGCGCGCCGATGCGAACTCGGCGCAAGCAGAAGAAGGTGACGCCCGCCAGTCCCAAATGA
- a CDS encoding segregation/condensation protein A gives MSLSESRNTSEPDSNGAATNGLGASANYGVKLPVFEGPLDLLLHLIRQNEVDIIDISVSQIAEQYIEYLDVMQSLDLDVAAEYLVMAATLAHIKSRMLLPPTDEELDDDGIDPRAELVARLLEYQRYKEVAEALSKRRWLGRDVYEAKGAEPEKVSDAQREIEVGLFELIEAFRLVLKRVPDEPEVGVHIVESEEVTVRDQMMFVMSMIEGRDSVEFLQIFPAESLTRTRLIATFLAILELARLEAIALYQGVNEIGAPEGPIRLRATLTISEISWEDRITELM, from the coding sequence ATGAGCCTGTCTGAATCCCGTAATACGAGCGAGCCCGACTCGAATGGCGCCGCCACCAATGGCCTGGGCGCCAGCGCAAATTACGGCGTCAAGCTTCCGGTCTTCGAGGGACCTCTCGATCTACTACTCCACCTGATTCGCCAGAATGAAGTGGACATCATCGATATTTCGGTCTCCCAGATCGCAGAGCAGTACATCGAATACCTCGACGTCATGCAGAGCCTGGATCTCGACGTCGCCGCCGAGTACCTCGTGATGGCGGCGACCCTGGCCCACATCAAGTCTCGCATGCTGTTGCCTCCGACCGACGAGGAGCTGGACGACGACGGGATCGATCCGCGCGCCGAGTTGGTGGCCCGTCTACTCGAATACCAGCGCTACAAAGAGGTCGCCGAAGCGCTGAGCAAGCGTCGCTGGCTCGGGCGCGACGTTTACGAGGCAAAGGGAGCGGAGCCGGAAAAGGTTTCAGACGCGCAGCGCGAAATCGAGGTCGGCTTGTTCGAGTTGATCGAAGCGTTCCGCCTGGTGCTCAAGCGTGTTCCCGATGAGCCGGAGGTTGGTGTACACATCGTCGAAAGCGAAGAAGTGACGGTGCGCGACCAAATGATGTTCGTCATGTCGATGATCGAAGGACGGGACTCGGTCGAATTCCTTCAGATATTTCCCGCGGAGAGCCTGACGCGCACACGTTTGATCGCCACGTTCCTCGCCATCCTGGAGCTCGCCAGGCTCGAGGCGATTGCGCTCTACCAGGGTGTAAACGAAATTGGCGCGCCCGAAGGGCCCATTCGACTGCGTGCCACTCTTACGATCAGTGAAATTTCTTGGGAAGATCGAATTACCGAGCTCATGTGA